From a region of the Vulpes vulpes isolate BD-2025 unplaced genomic scaffold, VulVul3 u000000697, whole genome shotgun sequence genome:
- the PA2G4 gene encoding proliferation-associated protein 2G4, whose amino-acid sequence MSGEDEQQEQTIAEDLVVTKYKMGGDIANRVLRSLVEASCSGVSVLSLCEKGDAMIMEETGKIFKKEKEMKKGIAFPTSISVNNCVCHFSPLKSDQDYILKEGDLVKIDLGVHVDGFIANVAHTFVVDVAQGTQVTGRKADVIKAAHLCAEAALRLVKPGNQNTQVTEAWNKVAHSFNCTPIEGMLSHQLKQHVIDGEKTIIQNPTDQQKKDHEKAEFEVHEVYAVDVLVSSGEGKAKDAGQRTTIYKRDPSKQYGLKMKTSRAFFSEVERRFDAMPFTLRAFEDEKKARMGVVECAKHELLQPFNVLYEKEGEFVAQFKFTVLLMPNGPMRITSGPFEPDLYKSEMEVQDAELKALLQSSASRKTQKKKKKKASKTAENATSGETLEENEAGD is encoded by the exons ATGTCGGGCGAGGACGAGCAGCAGGAGCAAACTATTGCCGAGGACCTGGTCGTGACCAAGTATAAGATGGGGGGCGACATCGCCAACC GGGTACTTCGGTCCTTGGTGGAAGCATCCTGCTCAGGTGTGTCGGTACTGAGCCTGTGTGAGAAAGGTGATGCCATGATTATGGAAGAGACAGggaaaattttcaagaaagaaaaagaaatgaagaaag GTATTGCCTTTCCCACCAGCATTTCAGTAAATAACTGTGTATGTCACTTCTCCCCTTTGAAGAGCGACCAGGACTATATTCTCAAGGAAGGTGACTTGGTAAAAAT TGACCTTGGGGTCCATGTGGATGGCTTCATCGCTAATGTGGCTCACACTTTTGTGGTTGATGTAGCTCAG GGGACCCAAGTAACAGGGCGGAAAGCAGATGTCATTAAGGCAGCTCACCTTTGTGCTGAAGCTGCTCTACGCCTGGTCAAACCTGGAAACCAG AACACACAAGTGACAGAAGCCTGGAACAAAGTTGCCCACTCGTTTAATTGCACACCAATAGAAG GTATGTTGTCACATCAATTGAAGCAGCATGTCATCGATGGAGAGAAAACCATTATCCAGAATCCCACAGACCAGCAGAA gaAGGACCATGAAAAAGCTGAATTTGAGGTACATGAAGTATATGCTGTGGATGTTCTTGTCAGCTCAGGAGAGGGCAAG GCCAAGGATGCAGGACAGAGAACCACCATTTACAAACGAGACCCTTCTAAACAGTATGgcctaaaaatgaaaacttcacgTGCCTTCTTCAGTGAGGTGGAGAGGCGTTTTGACGCCATGCCATTTACTTTAAG AGCATTTGAGGATGAGAAGAAGGCCCGGATGGGTGTGGTGGAGTGCGCCAAACATGAACTGCTACAGCCATTTAATGTTCTCTATGAGAAGGAGG GTGAATTTGTAGCCCAGTTTAAATTTACAGTCCTGCTCATGCCCAATGGCCCCATGCGGATAACCAGTGGTCCCTTTGAGCCTGACCTCTACAAGTCTGAGATGGAAGTCCAGGATGCAGAGCTAAAG GCCCTCCTCCAGAGTTCTGCAAGTCGGAaaacccagaaaaagaaaaaaaagaag GCCTCCAAGACTGCAGAGAATGCCACCAGTGGGGAAACATTAGAAGAGAATGAAGCTGGGGACTGA
- the ZC3H10 gene encoding zinc finger CCCH domain-containing protein 10, with translation MPDRDSYANGTGSNSGGPGGGSSEEASGAGAGSGGTSSDAICRDFLRNVCKRGKRCRYRHPDMSEVSNLGVSKNEFIFCHDFQNKECSRPNCRFIHGSKEDEDGYKKTGELPPRLRQKVAAGLGLSPADLPNGKEEVPICRDFLKGDCQRGAKCKFRHLQRDFEFDARGGGGTGGGGSTGPVPSGRRHDLYDIYDLPDRGFEDHEPGPKRRRGGCCPPDGPHFESYEYSLAPPRGVECRLLEEENAMLRKRVEELKKQVSNLLATNEVLLEQNAQFRNQAKVMTLSSTAPATEQTLAPTVGTVATFNHGIAQTHTTLSSQALQPRPVSQQELVAPTGAPAAPPANAAPPAAPPPPPPHLNPEITPLSAALAQTIAQGMAPPPVSMAPVAVSVAPVAPVAVSMAQPLAGITMSHTTTPMVTYPIASQSMRITAMPH, from the coding sequence ATGCCTGACCGGGACAGCTATGCCAACGGCACTGGGAGCAACAGTGGAGGCCCTGGAGGCGGTAGCAGTGAGGAGgccagtggggcaggggcaggcagtgGCGGGACCAGCTCAGATGCCATCTGTAGAGACTTCCTGAGGAACGTGTGCAAGCGAGGCAAGCGTTGCCGCTATCGCCACCCAGACATGAGCGAGGTATCCAACTTGGGGGTGAGCAAAAATGAGTTCATCTTTTGCCATGACTTCCAGAACAAGGAGTGTAGTCGTCCAAACTGCCGATTCATCCATGGCTCCAAGGAGGATGAGGATGGTTATAAGAAGACAGGAGAGCTTCCCCCTCGGCTGAGGCAGAAAGTGGCAGCCGGCCTGGGCCTTTCACCAGCTGACCTGCCCAATGGCAAGGAGGAGGTCCCTATCTGCCGTGACTTTCTCAAGGGTGACTGCCAGAGAGGAGCCAAGTGCAAGTTCCGCCACCTGCAGCGGGATTTTGAGTTTGATGCTCGGGGTGGAGGAGGCACTGGTGGTGGCGGCTCAACAGGCCCGGTCCCCTCAGGACGACGTCATGATCTCTATGATATCTACGATCTCCCTGACAGGGGCTTTGAGGACCATGAGCCAGGCCCCAAGCGCCGGCGAGGTGGATGCTGCCCCCCAGACGGCCCCCATTTTGAATCCTATGAATATAGCCTGGCTCCGCCCCGAGGGGTGGAGTGCAGACTGCTGGAGGAGGAGAATGCCATGCTCAGGAAGCGGGTGGAGGAGCTCAAGAAGCAGGTCAGCAACCTGCTGGCCACCAATGAGGTACTGCTGGAACAAAATGCCCAGTTCCGCAATCAAGCCAaggtcatgaccctgagctctACTGCACCAGCGACTGAGCAGACTCTGGCCCCCACCGTGGGCACTGTCGCCACTTTTAACCATGGCATTGCCCAGACTCACACTACTCTTAGCAGCCAGGCTCTACAGCCTCGCCCCGTGTCCCAGCAAGAACTGGTGGCCCCCACTGGAGCTCCAGCTGCTCCCCCAGCTAATGCTGCACCTCCTGCtgctccaccacccccacccccacacttgAACCCAGAGATCACGCCACTGTCAGCTGCTCTGGCTCAAACAATTGCCCAGGGAATGGCACCCCCACCTGTCTCCATGGCTCCTGTGGCTGTATCTGTGGCTCCTGTGGCCCCTGTCGCTGTATCGATGGCCCAACCCTTGGCAGGAATCACAATGAGCCACACCACCACTCCCATGGTGACTTACCCCATCGCTTCCCAGAGCATGCGTATCACAGCCATGCCACACTGA